A single region of the Musa acuminata AAA Group cultivar baxijiao chromosome BXJ1-11, Cavendish_Baxijiao_AAA, whole genome shotgun sequence genome encodes:
- the LOC103971508 gene encoding COP9 signalosome complex subunit 3: MAMESVEAVVAHIQGLSGSQEEVAHLHSLLKQSEDALRSQAARLGAFFHQLDPSVHTLGYLFLLEAYSSDPVCREQDGDFLLSIVEFINSCSAEQIRLAPEKFISVCKSFKDKVMQLQVPIQGIVPLRTAIRKLQASSEQLTTLHSDYLLLCLLAKCYKAGLSILDDDIFEVDQPRDLFLYCYYGGMINIGLKRYRKAWECLHNVITAPMTTLNAIAVEAYKKYILVSIILSGQVPLFPKYTSSTAQRNLKSHTQPYVDLANCYATGTFSELEGCIQTNLEKFQSDSNLGLVKQVLSSLYKRNIQRLTQTYLTLSLQDIANAAQLKTPREAEMHVLQMIQDGEIFATINQKDGMVSFHEDPEQYITCGMIEHIDSSIHRLMALSKKLGSLDEHMSCDPAYLTRIGKERPRFDFDEFDSVPHKFL; the protein is encoded by the exons ATGGCGATGGAGTCGGTAGAGGCGGTGGTGGCACACATCCAGGGGTTGTCGGGGAGCCAAGAGGAGGTCGCCCACCTCCACTCCCTCCTCAAGCAGTCGGAGGACGCCCTCCGCTCCCAGGCCGCCCGACTTGGCGCTTTCTTCCACCAGCTCGACCCTTCCGTCCACACTCTTGGATACCTCTTCCTTCT GGAGGCATATTCATCTGATCCAGTTTGTAGGGAGCAAGATGGTGATTTTCTGTTGTCTATTGTTGAATTTATCAACTCATGCTCAGCAGAGCAGATACGTTTGGCACCTGAAAAAT TTATTTCTGTTTGTAAGAGTTTTAAGGATAAGGTTATGCAGCTTCAAGTTCCTATACAGGGGATAGTTCCCTTGCGGACAGCTATCCGTAAACTTCAGGCCTCTTCAGAGCAGTTGACTACTTTACATTCAGATTATCTTCTTCTCTGTCTGCTAGCAAAGTGCTATAAAGCCGGACTAAGTATTTTGGATGATGATATATTCGAGGTTGATCAGCCAAGGGATCTCTTCCTCTATTGCTATTATGG gGGAATGATAAATATTGGATTAAAGCGTTATCGGAAAGCTTGGGAGTGCCTTCATAAT GTTATTACTGCACCAATGACCACTTTAAATGCAATAGCTGTTGAAGCATACAAAAAGTACATTCTGGTTTCAATCATCCTCAGTGGGCAG GTTCCATTATTTCCGAAGTATACATCTTCAACTGCTCAAAGGAATTTGAAGAGCCACACTCAG CCATACGTTGATCTTGCTAATTGCTATGCCACTGGGACGTTTTCTGAATTAGAGGGCTGCATCCAGACAAACCTAGAGAAATTTCAATCT GACAGCAATCTGGGACTAGTGAAGCAAGTTCTATCTTCTCTATACAAGCGCAATATTCAACGGCTCACTCAGACATACTTGACCCTCTCACTGCAAGATATAGCAAACGCTGCCCAACTGAAGACCCCAAGGGAAGCTGAAATGCATGTACTTCAGATG ATTCAGGACGGGGAGATATTTGCCACAATAAACCAAAAGGATGGAATGGTCAGTTTTCATGAGGATCCTGAGCAATATATAACTTGTGGTATGATAGAGCATATTGATTCTTCAATACATAG GTTGATGGCATTGTCAAAGAAGCTGGGTTCTCTAGATGAACATATGTCATGTGATCCTGCATATTTGACAAGG ATAGGGAAAGAAAGACCGAGATTCGACTTTGATGAGTTTGATTCTGTTCCTCATAAATTTTTGTGA